Proteins encoded within one genomic window of Argiope bruennichi chromosome 7, qqArgBrue1.1, whole genome shotgun sequence:
- the LOC129975638 gene encoding probable serine/threonine-protein kinase DDB_G0282963 yields the protein MKMSETSQTNSDNEKSRRPCGSRKRQVHNEVERRRKDKINGWISKIGDLLPCKEPHKRSKISILEQTVDYIKLLVLEREKLLSENRSEVQAEEVKQLKRDLKLVQEQNAVYEKLLLQANISLNALPKKPLKYSDKFERKNGILTVKNSDINVNSRVDSAIQVNSDLPVNISNVNSLNTCSSIAKKPIKKTKAVVKNCKTKSLKKDKIVNPPPCVTTSETSVNEDATYVNNLVDAVSTNSLTAANTVPFGCQVSQGSAISNISCNEVVKEAPSLHTGGVTTVLSQFPLMSTTHSSSLVNMCNKNMSTIIIPTGGGILQHFPAAEKPSNTISIICPSTLPIIVPQQVFNVSSVARNVGLSSTLICSGPVNDPCSQTEKATLGNTLVTLNPGSVVPISSNITANGGIILSPQTALLGSACASGNLTQNVISSIIQPVPQMQSEQVIVPLPLKAPTTTSATATVEKSALPPQNVCTTFDKSLSDKCKSNKSPSSSLQASQTEPCEASNSSSIPTESIGSAVDGNKSNASSQKKAISVSREIRSISFSSLPSLQVLSANKIISLANQSQMSKTKLSLPLMGKESSQISSVSLLPNETKSLQSSNNFCLQIDTPGVSVNLSENDIPKNLPEKIVPATTASPTIRKDPVLTAKSNFSLNVLMGDTISDKTEDNRSSKEVRPSNSQNSIESVSKLQAVPTAYSVSTIATTNNASIVATVNCSDIPVCSIGENSAQNGNNVLNSATHFDTSFNVTVTSAGLNSEPYKSNNAKNRVEKNSSNELSVQQNNNMNGIRSNLLCNTSTLNHETSCASTSITTHGNSNTLNQVDQNVGFSKHDAHYSDVDPKNTTLTPKDINVFQNHDQNKQCSELISSAIPMDSINSVFTENVPYIVHDSSVNQNILPLLSTNQIVSMNSPAFVYPVQDNASSNVHLAHNTNVSSESSVTITTCMLPNSCSDLPSFTTLNKENISSTYPVLTIPNENSKRPNGTSTNTLSNSEMIDANFQYNAKSNMQDTSKLDNKINTSVDASKQSPNAKKKKSGMKIPIKVNTSDAQTICNSNDTSGINSSYELNKSQSAENSETLSKSDEGVCMRQESNNFLYTSDILARATESVFGSDMLENNQLPKRSVMYYTEDGSHLNIPTSSSEKQNVNFKLDCSSSNVEHIETSSNLMTDNSKKNSGSLNIYSIELTNSETTDQNNLELKQNKACKTRKSKTILDLEPPMKKMKETIDSSSKSSNSHIFTNTHQTEEEIGKRSASNSQLNMPCEEKQVSTESHASEVDHSGIDSLSHFGNQIHLAESNCKTPTSVDAIFSLTPMLGDILKDVSHGIGMETRNNGYLTCSDNQSLFLGEKSFLSLNFVTNSNDDYLNLPRMHLPVSSEISVPPVLPATNVSFAHTVSLCSTQSDTSKTTETTSSADQQNKNDPKKKNNLCNTSDNLSSLNHSLAITNSVTKSSECLSKPSNSEPSFSISAKVSNSSNSLLFDNQTLNNIQNGVNVPQSNNSAVSQTDPHFSSRDNFTSVSHGVTFYPSLSNSNNVQNFTSSSSSTLLHTNFHSSTSSNLTSLSFPVQTVSASTNTVYQSQSAAAKVDSLSHSLCSLLKETSNILGENRIGTSGPASSQASSSSSTSNISQSKYSALSLISDHSSYSESPSSSACHSEYVHSSVVCTPSVSDTQYTSNNSSCSRNQRSSLSYSAESLLQTSCANSEKSKNKNVVNNRYVQRIAEKKSDRNNITNMHSISDTNIFMPVTSCDINISNAPLVPLPPVTSFHNFPPTYTLCDSVPSTTIFNSVTRTHDIPLSLPTENFLNHMNLSVESQVLTNRHDASSTVPKPHSNITLPFENHGSLYNNCNFLPHVKPALETSRTPESGACFPPTSFSNNYSQSAQKSNYCQFPHRTLTTNPELPADISLPVGPPVPSFHTDKANFQTNRSSLQTSFSQNNANFVGNIFYNTNNTTRDVNDMTVKPSNIRPTQEAFVPEGHRQNLHDHNPIIFPGRKTATSNRSKSKKGKNLPVNEGNTNMVPSSMGNFPISQDLPGTKSNISCVPNGYFKNNSHSVIPPPPSQLPCSQHKIAENTPNTVIPTNPPFNPVLHQQGDNFFNLNFQSSNFAMSPLPRPPTQPLSCSCLTTPIISHTFSSTNHPVPNFNLSNILPDMGCSSNQVSLPPVKFPPVNHTLQSSSAQCQTNSTMSNSAHIISHQTCTPALYPPHPPMVRGSLNPILSHNPQSFSENQVPLVGTGATPVMSQNITFSASQNPTFRNVIHSLSFPRNER from the exons ATGAAAATGTCAGAGACCAGTCAGACAAACTCTGACAATGA AAAAAGCAGGAGGCCTTGCGGTTCTCGTAAACGACAAGTGCACAATGAAGTTGAAAGACGTCGGAAAGATAAAATCAATGGTTGGATATCCAAAATTGGGGATTTGCTTCCATGTAAAGAGCCTCATAAGAGA aGCAAAATCAGCATTTTGGAACAAACTGTTGATTACATTAAACTCCTTGTCTTGGAAAGAGAAAAGCTACTTTCAGAGAATCGTTCAGAGGTACAAG ctgAGGAAGTTAAGCAACTTAAAAGAGATTTAAAGCTTGTTCAAGAACAGAATGCAGTGTATGAAAAGTTATTACTTCAAGCCAATATCAGCTTAAATGCCTTGCCTAAGAAGCCATTAAAATATAGTgataaatttgaaaggaaaaatggcattttaactgtaaaaaattcTGACATAAATGTTAACTCCAGAGTTGACAGTGCCATTCAAGTCAACTCTGATCTGCCTGTGAACATTTCAAATGTGAATTCCTTAAACACCTGCTCTTCAATTGCAAAAAAACCCATAAAGAAAACAAAGGCAGTTGTAAAAAACTGCAAGACAAAGAGCTTGAAGAAAGACAAAATTGTGAATCCACCTCCATGTGTAACAACCTCTGAAACATCTGTAAATGAAGATGCAACTTATGTAAACAACTTAGTTGATGCAGTCTCTACTAATTCCTTGACAGCAGCCAATACTGTTCCTTTTGGCTGCCAGGTTTCTCAGGGAAGTGCAATATCAAATATAAGTTGCAATGAAGTTGTAAAGGAAGCACCTTCACTTCATACAGGTGGTGTAACAACTGTGCTGTCACAATTTCCCTTGATGTCAACTACCCACAGTTCCTCCTTAGTTAATatgtgtaataaaaatatgtCCACCATTATCATTCCAACAGGTGGTGGTATTCTACAACATTTTCCTGCAGCTGAAAAACCATCCAATACCATATCCATTATATGTCCTAGCACTTTGCCTATTATTGTGCCTCAGCAGGTGTTCAATGTTTCATCAGTGGCAAGGAATGTAGGTTTATCATCAACACTTATTTGTTCTGGGCCAGTGAATGATCCTTGCTCACAGACTGAGAAAGCTACTTTGGGTAACACATTAGTGACTCTAAACCCTGGTTCAGTTGTTCCTATTTCATCCAATATCACAGCAAATGGTGGTATCATCTTATCTCCCCAAACTGCTCTTCTTGGAAGTGCTTGTGCAAGTGGCAATTTGACACAGAATGTCATATCTTCTATTATACAGCCTGTGCCACAAATGCAAAGTGAACAAGTTATAGTGCCTTTGCCTCTGAAAGCACCTACAACTACTTCTGCGACAGCAACCGTGGAAAAAAGTGCTCTACCTCCACAGAATGTTTGTACTACGTTTGATAAGAGTCTATCTGATAAATGCAAAAGTAACAAATCGCCTAGTTCATCACTACAAGCTTCTCAAACTGAACCTTGTGAAGCTAGTAATTCTTCATCTATTCCTACAGAATCTATTGGTTCTGCAGTAGATGGAAATAAAAGCAATGCATCATCTCAAAAGAAAGCAATATCTGTCTCAAGGGAAATAAGAAGTATTTCTTTCAGTTCCTTACCATCTTTGCAAGTATTATCagccaataaaataatttctttagcaAATCAGTCTCAAATgagtaaaacaaaattatctttgcCTTTGATGGGGAAGGAATCTTCCCAAATCTCTTCTGTATCACTTCtaccaaatgaaacaaaatcattGCAGTCctccaataatttttgtttacaaattgaTACACCTGGTGTTTCTGTAAATTTGAGTGAAAATGACATCCCTAAAAATCTTCCTGAAAAAATTGTTCCTGCAACAACTGCATCCCCAACAATTAGAAAAGATCCTGTCTTAActgcaaaatcaaatttttcattaaatgttctAATGGGTGACACAATTTCAGATAAAACTGAAGACAATAGATCTTCAAAAGAAGTTAGACCCTCTAATTCTCAAAATTCAATTGAATCTGTTTCAAAATTGCAGGCTGTCCCAACTGCTTATTCTGTTTCTACAATTGCAACTACCAATAATGCTTCCATAGTAGCAACTGTTAACTGTTCTGATATTCCCGTATGTTCCATTGGAGAAAATTCTGCTCAAAATGGcaacaatgttttgaattctgCAACACATTTTGATACTTCTTTCAATGTTACAGTTACTAGTGCAGGATTAAATTCAGAGCcttataaaagtaataatgcaaaaaatagagtggagaaaaattcaagcaatgaattatctgttcagcaaaataataatatgaatggTATAAGAAGTAATTTACTATGCAATACTTCAACATTAAATCATGAAACTTCATGTGCTAGTACAAGCATAACAACACATGGAAATTCTAATACATTGAACCAGGTTGATCAAAATGTTGGATTTTCCAAGCATGATGCTCACTACTCTGATGTTGATCCTAAAAATACTACATTAACTCCTAAGGATATCAATGTATTTCAGAACCATGACCAAAACAAACAGTGTTCAGAATTAATTAGTTCAGCTATACCCATGGATTCTATAAATAGTGTTTTTACTGAAAATGTGCCATATATTGTGCATGATTCTTctgttaatcaaaatattttacctttactTTCTACAAATCAAATTGTGTCTATGAATTCACCAGCTTTTGTGTATCCTGTTCAAGATAATGCTTCAAGTAATGTTCATTTGGCCCATAATACCAATGTATCTAGCGAGTCATCTGTAACAATAACAACTTGCATGCTGCCCAATTCATGCTCTGATTTACCATCTTTTACAactttaaataaggaaaatatatcaAGCACATATCCAGTTTTAACAATTCccaatgaaaattctaaaaggCCTAATGGAACTTCAACTAATACCCTTTCAAATTCTGAAATGATTGAtgcaaattttcaatataatgccAAAAGTAATATGCAGGACACTTCGAAATTGgataataaaatcaatacatCTGTCGATGCATCCAAACAATCTCCAaatgctaaaaagaaaaaaagtggcaTGAAAATTCCAATCAAAGTTAATACCAGTGATGCCCAAACTATCTGCAATTCTAATGACACTTCAGGAATAAACTCcagttatgaattaaataaatctcaatcaGCTGAAAATTCAGAAACACTATCAAAAAGTGATGAAGGAGTCTGCATGAGACAAGAATCcaataactttttatatacatCTGATATTTTAGCAAGAGCTACTGAATCAGTATTTGGTAGTGACATGCTTGAAAATAATCAATTACCCAAACGATCAGTAATGTATTATACAGAAGATGGCTCGCATTTAAATATTCCAACTTCTTCatctgaaaaacaaaatgttaattttaaattagattgttcTTCTTCAAATGTAGAACATATAGAAACGTCTTCAAATTTGATGACTGATAACAGCAAAAAGAACTCtggttcattaaatatttattccatagaATTAACAAATTCAGAAACAACTGATCAGAATAATCtggaattaaaacaaaacaaagctTGTAAAACTagaaaatcaaaaactattttagattTGGAGCcaccaatgaaaaaaatgaaagaaacgatTGATTCTTCTTCTAAATCATCGAACAGCCATATATTCACAAATACACACCAAACTGAGGAAGAAATTGGAAAAAGATCTGCTTCAAATTCGCAGTTAAATATGCCTTGTGAAGAAAAACAAGTTTCAACAGAATCTCATGCATCTGAAGTAGATCATTCTGGAATTGATTCTTTGAGTCATTTTGGAAATCAAATTCATTTAGCTGAAAGTAATTGCAAAACACCAACATCTGTAGATGCCATATTCTCTCTCACACCTATGCTAGGTGATATACTGAAAGATGTTTCTCATGGCATTGGAATGGAAACTAGAAATAATGGTTACTTGACTTGCAGTGATAATCAATCCTTATTTCTGGGTGAAAAAAGTTTTCTGTCTCTTAATTTTGTCACTAATTCTAatgatgattatttaaatttacccAGAATGCATCTACCTGTATCTTCTGAAATTTCTGTTCCACCTGTTCTTCCTGCAACCAATGTTTCTTTTGCCCATACTGTATCATTATGCTCAACACAGAGTGACACATCTAAAACTACTGAAACCACTTCTTCAGCAGATCAGCAAAACAAAAATGATCCTAAAAAGAAGAACAATCTTTGCAATACCTCGGATAATCTGAGTTCTTTGAATCATAGTTTAGCAATTACAAATTCTGTAACAAAATCTTCTGAATGCTTATCAAAACCAAGCAATTCAGAACCATCATTTAGTATTTCTGCAAAAGTTTCCAATAGTTCTAACTCTTTGTTATTTGATAATCAAACGCTTAATAATATACAGAATGGTGTGAATGTTCCTCAAAGCAATAATTCTGCAGTATCCCAAACAGATCCTCATTTTTCTTCCCGTGACAACTTTACTTCTGTTTCACATGGAGTGACATTTTATCCTTCTTTGTCAAATTCTAACAATGTGCAAAATTTCACCTCAAGTTCATCTTCAACCCTATTACATACCAATTTTCATTCCAGTACTTCTTCAAATCTTACCAGCTTATCTTTTCCAGTTCAGACAGTCAGTGCTAGCACAAATACAGTGTATCAATCTCAATCAGCTGCTGCCAAAGTTGATTCCCTTAGCCATTCCTTATGCTCTCTCCTTAAAGAAACTTCTAATATTCTGGGAGAAAACCGTATTGGAACTAGTGGTCCAGCATCTTCACAAGCTTCAAGTTCCTCTTCAACTTCTAATATATCTCAATCAAAATATTCTGCTTTATCTCTCATCTCTGATCATTCATCATATTCTGAGTCGCCTTCGTCTTCAGCTTGTCATTCTGAGTATGTACATAGCTCGGTTGTTTGCACTCCATCTGTTTCTGATACACAGTATACATCTAATAATTCATCTTGTAGTAGAAATCAGAGATCATCTCTCTCTTACTCAGCTGAGAGTTTGCTTCAGACATCTTGTGCTAATTCTGAAAAgagcaaaaacaaaaatgttgtGAATAATCGATATGTTCAACGAATTGCAGAAAAGAAGTCTgatagaaataatattacaaacaTGCATAGTATTAGTGATACAAACATATTTATGCCTGTAACAAGTTGcgacataaatatttcaaatgcaccTTTGGTTCCTTTGCCACCTGTTACctcttttcataattttcctcCAACTTACACTTTGTGTGACTCTGTACCATCCACcacaatttttaattctgttacaAGAACTCACGATATTCCTTTATCTTTACCAACTGAAAATTTCCTGAATCATATGAATTTAAGTGTTGAATCTCAAGTGCTTACCAATAGACATGATGCTTCATCTACAGTTCCTAAACCTCATTCTAATATAACATTACCTTTTGAAAATCATGGATCTCTGTATAACAATTGTAATTTCTTGCCTCATGTTAAGCCCGCATTAGAAACTTCTAGAACTCCAGAATCTGGAGCTTGCTTTCCACCAACATCTTTTAGCAATAACTATTCTCAGTCAGCACAAAAATCTAATTATTGCCAGTTTCCTCATCGAACATTAACGACTAATCCTGAACTTCCTGCAGATATTAGCTTGCCTGTAGGCCCTCCAGTGCCATCATTTCATACAGATAAAGCTAATTTTCAAACTAATAGATCATCTCTTCAAACTTCATTCTCtcaaaataatgctaattttgtgggaaatatattttataacacaaaTAATACTACACGTGATGTAAATGACATGACTGTCAAACCGTCCAACATCAGACCAACTCAGGAAGCTTTTGTGCCTGAAGGACATCGTCAGAATCTCCACGATCACAATCCCATAATCTTTCCTGGTCGAAAGACAGCCACATCAAACAGATCAAAATccaaaaagggaaaaaatcttCCTGTTAATGAGGGAAACACAAATATGGTCCCAAGCAGCATGGGCAATTTTCCCATTTCTCAAGATTTACCTGGTACTAAAAGTAACATATCTTGTGTTCCCAATGGATACTTTAAGAACAATAGTCATTCTGTCATTCCACCTCCTCCTAGTCAATTGCCATGCTCCCAGCATAAAATAGCAGAGAATACTCCAAACACTGTGATACCTACCAATCCACCTTTCAACCCAGTACTGCATCAACAAGGAGataatttcttcaatttgaaCTTTCAGTCTTCAAATTTTGCAATGAGTCCATTACCCCGTCCTCCAACTCAACCATTATCATGCTCCTGCTTGACAACTCCAATCATCAGTCATACATTTTCATCTACTAATCATCCTGttccaaatttcaatttaagCAATATATTGCCTGATATGGGTTGTTCCAGCAACCAAGTTTCATTGCCGCCTGTAAAATTTCCTCCAGTGAACCATACTCTTCAGTCTTCTTCAGCACAATGTCAAACAAATTCCACTATGAGCAATTCAGCACATATTATATCCCATCAGACCTGCACTCCTGCCTTATATCCACCACATCCTCCCATGGTACGTGGATCCCTCAACCCAATTTTAAGCCACAATCCCCAGTCTTTTAGTGAAAATCAAGTACCTTTAGTTGGTACTGGTGCCACACCTGTTATgtctcaaaatattactttttcagcTTCTCAAAATCCAACTTTTAGGAATGTCATTCATTCATTGAGTTTTCCTCGTAATGAACGATAA